In Accipiter gentilis chromosome 17, bAccGen1.1, whole genome shotgun sequence, one DNA window encodes the following:
- the CAT gene encoding catalase yields MADGRDDASDQLKQWRSQRVSQKPDVLTTGAGNPVGDKLNILTVGPRGPLLVQDVVFTDEMAHFDRERIPERVVHAKGAGAFGYFEVTHDITQYCKAKVFEHIGKRTPIAIRFSTVAGESGSADTVRDPRGFAMKFYTEEGNWDLVGNNTPIFFIRDAMLFPSFIHSQKRNPQTHLKDPDMVWDFWSLRPESLHQVSFLFSDRGIPDGYRHMNGYGSHTFKLVNASGRAVYCKFHVKTDQGIKNLSVEEAGRLASTDPDYGIRDLYNAIARGDYPSWSFYIQVMTFEEAEKFPFNPFDLTKIWPHGDYPLIPVGKLVLNRNPVNYFAEVEQMAYDPSNMPPGIEPSPDKMLQGRLFSYPDTHRHRLGPNYLQIPVNCPFRARVANYQRDGPMCVSDNQGGAPNYYPNSFTGPEDQPFVKESRMSVSGDVQRFNSANEDNVTQVREFYTKVLKEDERQRLCKNIADHLKDAQLFIQKRAVKNFTDVHPDYGARIQVLLDKYNAESGKKDIIRTYTQNTSPVSAKERSNL; encoded by the exons ATGGCTGACGGTCGGGACGACGCCTCGGATCAGCTGAAGCAGTGGCGGAGCCAGAGGGTCTCTCAG AAACCAGATGTCTTGACCACCGGTGCTGGGAACCCGGTAGGGGATAAGCTTAATATTCTGACAGTGGGGCCGCGTGGACCTCTTCTTGTTCAAGATGTTGTTTTCACTGATGAGATGGCTCATTTTGACAGAGAGAGGATTCCCGAAAGAGTTGTGCATGCAAAAGGGGCAG gAGCCTTTGGCTATTTTGAAGTCACTCATGATATTACCCAATATTGTAAGGCAAAAGTGTTTGAACACATTGGAAAAAGAACTCCAATTGCTATACGATTCTCCACTGTTG CTGGAGAATCTGGGTCTGCTGATACAGTTCGTGACCCTCGAGGCTTTGCAATGAAATTCTATACAGAAGAGGGTAATTGGGATCTTGTGGGAAATAATACTCCCATCTTCTTTATTCGGGATGCAATGTTG TTTCCATCCTTCATCCATAGCCAAAAGAGGAACCCTCAGACTCATTTGAAGGATCCAGACATGGTGTGGGACTTCTGGAGTCTTCGCCCTGAGTCTTTGCATCAA GTGTCTTTCTTATTCAGTGATCGTGGTATTCCTGATGGTTATCGCCATATGAATGGATATGGATCACACACTTTTAAACTGGTTAATGCTAGTGGAAGAGCAGTTTATTGCAAATTCCATGTGAAg aCTGACCAGGGCATCAAAAATCTTTCTGTTGAAGAAGCAGGAAGATTGGCTTCTACTGATCCTGATTATGGAATACGTGATCTTTACAATGCCATTGCCAGGGGGGACTATCCATCATGGTCTTTCTACATTCAAGTTATGACATTTGAAGAAGCAGAGAAGTTTCCATTTAATCCTTTTGATTTAACTAAG ATTTGGCCACATGGTGACTACCCTCTTATCCCTGTGGGAAAGCTTGTCTTGAACAGGAATCCTGTCAATTACTTTGCAGAGGTGGAACAGATGGCATATGATCCTAGCAACATGCCACCTGGTATTGAACCTAGCCCTGATAAAATGCTGCAG GGTCGTCTTTTCTCGTATCCTGACACTCACAGACACCGTCTGGGACCTAACTATCTACAAATTCCTGTGAACTGCCCCTTCAGAGCTCGTGTGGCCAATTACCAAAGGGATGGACCAATGTGCGTTTCTGACAACCAAG gtggTGCCCCGAACTATTATCCAAATAGTTTTACTGGTCCAGAAGATCAGCCTTTTGTAAAGGAGAGCCGTATGTCCGTTTCGGGAGATGTGCAGCGCTTCAATAGTGCAAATGAAGATAATGTGACTCAG GTGCGAGAATTCTATACCAAAGTGCTGAAGGAGGATGAACGCCAAAGGCTGTGTAAAAATATTGCTGATCATCTTAAAGATGCACAACTCTTCATTCAGAAGAGAGCT GTGAAAAACTTCACTGATGTTCATCCTGACTATGGTGCCCGTATTCAGGTTTTGCTGGACAAATACAATGCTGAAAGTGGGAAGAAG GATATAATTAGGACATACACACAGAACACATCTCCTGTGTCTGCCAAAGAAAGATCCAACTTGTAA